CGGCCAGCAGTGCGCCCAGGCCGATACCGACTTCCAGGGCAATGTACATTGTGGCCACGGCCCGGCCGCGCCGCGCCGGGTGGCTCAAATCCACGGTCCAGGCGTAGAGCGTAGGCGAGTTCAGACCCGTAGCCAGCCCAAAGAGCAGGGCCGCGCCCAGAAACAGTGGCACCGAATGCTCCACCAGCGTCAGCAGGGTCAGGGCCACGACCATCATCGTGGTAGACAGGCGCAGCACGGGTAGGCGGCCGTACTTGTCGGAAGCGCGGCCGGCCACCAGGCGCACCAGCAACGACGACAGGGTATAGCACGTGTAAAACAGGCCTTTGTGTGCTGCATTCAGCCCCAGGGCCTGGCTTTGATCGGGCACCACGGTCAGGATGGCCCCGAACGGGAACAGGCACAAGAGCGTAACCAAGGCCGGCGACAACACCCGGGGCTCCAGGATTTCGTTCCACTCTAGGCGCAGCAAATTCCAGCTAAAGCGCTGCCGCTGCTCCTGGGGCAGGGTTTCGGTCATGGTGCCCTGCACGGCCAGACTCAGCAAGGCCAGCCCCGACGAGGCGTAAAACAGCGTGTTCAAAGACGTGGCCGCCGTAATATAGGGCCCCAGGGCCGGGCCCGCGGCCATGCCCAGGGAGCCCGCCACGCCCAGCAGGCCCATGGCCTCGCCGCGCCGCTCGTAGGGGATAATGTCGGCAATGAAGGCGGCCGTGCCGGTAGGCTTGAAGCCCGTGCTGAAGCCGTGCAGCAGCCGCAGCCCCAGAAACCCCACCACCGTACTAACCCAGGGGTAGAAAAAGCCGCACACGAAGCACACCAACGAGCCAAACACCATCACCGGAATCCGGCCCACGGTATCGGCCAGCTTGCCGCTGAAGGGCCGGGACAGGCCCGCCGTGAGGGTAAACAGGGCAATGATGAAGCCCTTGTACTCGGCCCCGCCCAGCCGCGTCAGAAAGTCGGGTAGCTCGGGCAGGAGCATGTTAAAGCTCATGAAAAACAGGAACGACGACAGGCACATCAGCCAGAAGCCGGTAGTATATACTCTAGTGGGGGTAGGCTGCATTCAGAAACGACAACGACGCGGATAGGCCCGCAAAGGTCGGCAGAAAATCCGGGCGCGGTCTGTTTAGGCCGAAAAGCTTGTAGCGCGAACTGTGTAGTTCGCGCGCCCCGCGCCGCTAAGTCGTTCAGGTACGCCAACTACACAGTTTGCGCTACAGAAAAAGCCCCGCCGTTTTACTGATAGTCTGCCCGAAATTGCAACGGGGTTTGCTGGGTTTTGGCTTTAAATAGCTTGCTAAAAGACTGCGGATACTCAAAGCCCAAGGCATAGGCAATTTCACTAACGGAAAGAGTCGTGGTCAAGAGCTGTTCTTTGGCCTGCTCAATGAGTCGTTCGTGAATCAACTGCTGGGTTGTACTGCCAGTGAGCTGTTTTAAACAGTCACTGAGGTATTTGGACGATAAATGCAACCGTTCCGCTAGCTCATGCGCGGTCGGGAGTTGGTTGGTTGTAAAGTAACCATCGAGCAACTGCTGGAACTTAGCTAACAACTCGCTGCTCACGGCTTTGCGGGTGATAAACTGCCGGTTATAGTATCGGTTACAATAAGTTAGCAGCAACTCAATGTTGGCAATCCAGACGTCCTGGCTAAACGAGTCGATGGGCCGCAGCGACTCCTTGCGCAGCTGGTGAAAAATGGCTTCAATGGCCTGCTGCTCTTCGTCGGACAGAATCAGGGCCTCGTTAACGGCGTAGTCGAAGTAGCCGTAGGATTTGATCTTGCTGCCTAATGGAAAGGTCCGCAAGAAATCCGGGTGAATGCAGAGATGCCAGCCGGCGGTGGCGAAGACAAAATCCTGGTCCAGAAAACTCACCTGCTTAGGCCCAAAGCAGGACATGACTCCCTCCTCGAAGTCGAACAGGCTTTGCCCGTACTGGATGCGGCAGGGGCATTCGGTCTTCAGCGTTATCTGGTAGAAATCCGTGATTAGCCGGGTACGCTGGGCAATGGTAATGGGAGGAAACTGCTCAAACTGAATCAGACTGACCAGCGGGTGCGTAGGCTTGGGAAGCTCCAAGAGCTGATGCAACTGCGCGATGGACTGAATATGTACCGTGCTGGTCGTTTCCATAGGCCCCGGAATAGCTAGTGTTGGGCGAGTTGTTTCTGGTAGGAGCGGGCCACATACCGGGCAATCATAGCATTGGGCAGGCAGGCCAGCAGCCGAGCCCCCAGACGGTTGCGGCGGCCCGCAACGTGAAACGGCTTTTTCGCCCGCAGCGCGTTGACCAGCTCCTTGGCTACTTCTTCCGGCGTTTGAGCCGGCGCGGTGGTATAGTCGGAGTTGAGCCCGTCAGCTTTTTCATTGTTGATTCCGGCGGCCTCATTAAAGTTGGTTCTGGTCAGCCCCGGGGCAAATAGCAGCACGTCGATTCCGTACGGCCGACATTCCTGGGTGAGAGCCTCTGTAAACGAGCGCACAAACGCCTTGCTAGCGGCATAAGTCGCCATGTAGGGCACTGGCATAAAGGCCGTCATGGACGCAATGTTGATGATCGTGCCGCTTCGGCGTTCCCGCATAGGCTGCAAAAATAGATGAGTCAGCGCGACCAATGAAGCGGTATTAAGTTGCAGCAGCTCCAGTTCGGCCGGCAACGACAGAGTCGCAAATTCTCCCCCCGAGCCCACGCCGGCATTGTTCACTAGCAGATTCACGTTCCACTGGTGCTGTTGGGTTTCGCTGTAAATGTGCTGGGCCGCATCCGGGCGGGCCAAATCGGCGGCGATGCACCCGACCTGGATGCCATACTGGGCCTGGAGCTGGTGGCTCAGTTGAGCTAGCTTCTCCGCGTTGCGGGCCACTAAGACGAGGTTGTGCTTCTGGGCGGCCAGTTGTCGGGCCAGGGCGAGGCCAATGCCCCCGGAGGCCCCGGTTATCAGCGTATAAGTCATAATTTGCCTAGATGAAGTGAGCAGGCAAAGAACGAGGACCGGCCAGCGCCGCCTGTAGCCAAAAGGCGGCTTGTTGTGTGCAAAAGGCGGCTAGTAGGCAAAGTGCCTGCCCATCAGCCAGAAGCCAGTGGTATATACAACGGTCGGCAGAAAACTGGGTGCAGCCGCTGTAGAGTTAGATAAGCTGCCGAAGTGGCCAGCCGCGTTTTGTTCTCTCATCCTGACTTGTTCATACTTGACAAGGTTTTTCGCAAACTCAGGATGCCACAAGGATAAAATACCGCACGAAAAAGCCCTGGATGTATCCTTCATATCCAGGTACACTTAGACTCGAACGAATGTGCCCATTTTGTCCGGGGTTCCCTCGCATAAAGCTCAGCTAGACTCTCTCTGGCCGTATAGGTAATCAGATGGAGCACAAAAGCCAGATTCGAATAGCGAAAGGAGGTTACTGCTTTACATGAGCAGGATAAAATCGGCCAAGTTAGTAGCAGTATCTAAGCCCATTTTCTTTCGAACCCGGTAGCGGAGGTCTTCAGCTCCCCGTACAGTGAGCCCCATGAGTGATGCTATTTCTTTACTACTGAGGTTCATCCGCAGATACGCACAGAGCTTGATATCACGGCTGGTTAGTTGTGGGTAGGTTGTCTTCAACCGTTGCAGAAAGTTTTCGTGCAGCTGGTTGAACAGCTGCTCAAAGTGCTGCCAGTGCTGGTCGGGCGTTACGGCCCGCTCGATCAGGCGCACCACCCGGCTCATCTTTTTGCGCTGTTCCTGGGTATCCTGGTTATCGAGGGCTTCTTTGAGCAGGTCTTTAATGGTCAGCAAGGCCTCGTTCTGGTGCACGGTGTTCATCACCGAGGACGCCAGCTCCGAGTTTTTGCTGAGCATCTCATTTTCCAGCTGCACCTTGCTCATTTCGGCTACCGCCTGCTCGTGCTTGAGTCGTGCTTCGAGCAACTCCGCCTTTTTGCTGTTGAGCTCGAC
Above is a genomic segment from Hymenobacter cellulosivorans containing:
- a CDS encoding MFS transporter; this encodes MQPTPTRVYTTGFWLMCLSSFLFFMSFNMLLPELPDFLTRLGGAEYKGFIIALFTLTAGLSRPFSGKLADTVGRIPVMVFGSLVCFVCGFFYPWVSTVVGFLGLRLLHGFSTGFKPTGTAAFIADIIPYERRGEAMGLLGVAGSLGMAAGPALGPYITAATSLNTLFYASSGLALLSLAVQGTMTETLPQEQRQRFSWNLLRLEWNEILEPRVLSPALVTLLCLFPFGAILTVVPDQSQALGLNAAHKGLFYTCYTLSSLLVRLVAGRASDKYGRLPVLRLSTTMMVVALTLLTLVEHSVPLFLGAALLFGLATGLNSPTLYAWTVDLSHPARRGRAVATMYIALEVGIGLGALLAGWIFANTTSHLPYVHAMSTVSTLVALAYLLWGVKKPLPVAA
- a CDS encoding helix-turn-helix domain-containing protein, encoding METTSTVHIQSIAQLHQLLELPKPTHPLVSLIQFEQFPPITIAQRTRLITDFYQITLKTECPCRIQYGQSLFDFEEGVMSCFGPKQVSFLDQDFVFATAGWHLCIHPDFLRTFPLGSKIKSYGYFDYAVNEALILSDEEQQAIEAIFHQLRKESLRPIDSFSQDVWIANIELLLTYCNRYYNRQFITRKAVSSELLAKFQQLLDGYFTTNQLPTAHELAERLHLSSKYLSDCLKQLTGSTTQQLIHERLIEQAKEQLLTTTLSVSEIAYALGFEYPQSFSKLFKAKTQQTPLQFRADYQ
- a CDS encoding SDR family NAD(P)-dependent oxidoreductase; translated protein: MTYTLITGASGGIGLALARQLAAQKHNLVLVARNAEKLAQLSHQLQAQYGIQVGCIAADLARPDAAQHIYSETQQHQWNVNLLVNNAGVGSGGEFATLSLPAELELLQLNTASLVALTHLFLQPMRERRSGTIINIASMTAFMPVPYMATYAASKAFVRSFTEALTQECRPYGIDVLLFAPGLTRTNFNEAAGINNEKADGLNSDYTTAPAQTPEEVAKELVNALRAKKPFHVAGRRNRLGARLLACLPNAMIARYVARSYQKQLAQH